From Calothrix sp. PCC 6303, a single genomic window includes:
- a CDS encoding response regulator transcription factor, translating into MIKVLIVDDQHLIRQGLRTLLELEPDLEVVGEAENGKEAIKLVAELTPEVVLMDIRMPIMDGVAAALEIQSQYHQVKVLFLTTFDDENYVTSALKNGAMGYLLKDTPSEELAVAIRAVHKGYTQLGPGIIKKILTQFPPTNPVSTQTPPTVLAELTPRETEVLHLIANGANNREIAQQLYISEGTVKNHVTNILNRLNLRDRTQAAIFAKEWGIGNNQ; encoded by the coding sequence ATGATTAAAGTTTTAATAGTTGATGATCAACATTTAATCCGTCAAGGTTTACGGACATTATTAGAACTAGAACCAGATTTAGAAGTAGTTGGGGAAGCTGAAAATGGCAAAGAAGCAATTAAGTTGGTGGCAGAACTAACTCCTGAAGTGGTATTAATGGATATTAGAATGCCAATTATGGACGGTGTTGCCGCAGCGCTAGAAATTCAAAGCCAATATCATCAAGTTAAAGTCTTATTTTTAACTACATTTGATGACGAGAACTATGTAACCTCAGCTTTAAAAAATGGGGCAATGGGTTATTTGCTCAAAGATACACCATCAGAGGAGCTAGCCGTAGCTATTCGCGCTGTTCACAAGGGGTATACTCAGTTAGGACCTGGGATTATCAAAAAGATTTTGACGCAATTTCCCCCTACAAATCCTGTATCCACACAAACACCACCAACTGTGTTGGCTGAACTTACACCACGGGAAACTGAAGTTTTACATCTGATTGCTAACGGTGCGAATAACAGGGAAATAGCGCAGCAACTGTATATTTCTGAAGGAACAGTTAAAAATCACGTTACGAATATATTAAACCGTTTGAACTTACGCGATCGCACTCAAGCTGCAATCTTTGCAAAAGAGTGGGGAATTGGCAATAATCAGTAA
- a CDS encoding ion transporter, producing the protein MLLSRERTDFYLKDLETPAGKVVSLTIAGLVLLSSGIFVLETYNIPETLHLYLQLLDKFIVVIFTIEYGLRLWSAENKVKYLFSFYSIIDLMAILPFLFGIADISFIRLLRWFRILRLLRFIDRKYLLGVSTEDGSIFARILFTLFAIIFVYSGLIYQVEHPVNPDVFATFLDAFYFSIVTMTTVGFGDVTPISEFGRFLTVLMILTGIALIPWQVGDLIRRLVKTANQVETICLGCGLVFHDIDAQFCKRCGRKLKPEQGL; encoded by the coding sequence ATGTTACTCAGTCGAGAACGAACAGATTTTTACTTAAAGGACTTAGAAACACCAGCAGGTAAAGTTGTAAGCTTAACTATCGCTGGATTAGTTTTGCTGTCGTCAGGAATTTTTGTATTAGAAACGTACAATATTCCTGAAACACTTCATCTCTACTTACAGCTATTAGATAAATTCATCGTTGTAATTTTTACAATCGAATATGGGTTGCGTTTATGGAGTGCAGAAAATAAAGTCAAATATTTGTTTAGCTTCTACTCAATTATTGACTTAATGGCGATTTTGCCATTTTTATTCGGCATAGCAGATATTAGTTTTATTCGTTTACTGCGATGGTTTAGAATTTTAAGATTGCTACGATTTATTGATCGTAAATATCTACTTGGTGTTAGCACTGAAGATGGAAGTATTTTCGCCAGAATTTTATTTACGCTCTTTGCAATTATATTTGTTTACTCTGGTTTAATTTATCAAGTGGAGCATCCTGTTAATCCAGATGTGTTTGCCACATTTTTAGATGCATTTTACTTCTCCATCGTCACAATGACAACTGTGGGTTTCGGAGATGTAACTCCTATTTCCGAATTCGGACGGTTTTTAACAGTATTAATGATATTAACTGGAATTGCCTTAATTCCTTGGCAAGTTGGAGATTTAATTAGACGATTGGTAAAAACAGCTAATCAAGTTGAAACAATTTGCTTAGGTTGTGGTTTGGTATTTCATGATATTGATGCCCAATTTTGCAAAAGATGCGGCAGAAAACTCAAACCAGAACAAGGACTTTGA
- a CDS encoding nucleoside deaminase → MDDHNFMRVALEAAKKGDAPYGAVLVKDGEVFAIAHNTVKQDHDPSAHAEINVIRKLTAKLKNPSLEGYTIYTTGEPCPMCATACIWAGISEIIYGASIIDLVEVNQSQIDISCEEVIAKSFRNIRVTRGVLREECLSLFKKG, encoded by the coding sequence ATGGATGACCATAATTTTATGCGTGTTGCCTTAGAAGCAGCAAAAAAAGGAGATGCTCCATACGGTGCAGTCTTGGTTAAAGATGGAGAAGTGTTTGCCATAGCACATAATACAGTTAAACAAGATCACGATCCTTCGGCACATGCTGAAATTAATGTTATCCGTAAATTGACTGCTAAGTTAAAAAATCCATCTTTAGAGGGATATACTATCTATACCACTGGTGAGCCATGCCCGATGTGTGCAACAGCTTGTATATGGGCAGGAATATCCGAAATTATTTACGGTGCTTCGATTATAGATCTTGTTGAGGTGAATCAATCGCAGATTGATATATCCTGCGAAGAGGTGATTGCCAAAAGTTTTAGAAATATCCGTGTAACAAGGGGAGTTTTACGGGAGGAATGTTTAAGCTTATTTAAAAAGGGGTAA
- a CDS encoding ABC transporter ATP-binding protein, producing MTDIILDVRNLQVEFSGDGKSTKAVDGISFQLRRGETIGIVGESGSGKSVTSLAVMGLVQSPGKISGGEILFSPQPNAKPIDLVQSSPQEMQLYRGGDIAMIFQEPMTSLNPVFTIGFQLTEAILRHQNISKAEAKQKAIAGLQEVKLLPSDEVLREQYLETAKQTGTSVTPHDLTELVNQHKNNILERYPHQLSGGQLQRVMIAMAISCNPLLLIADEPTTALDVTVQATIIELLRELQVRRQMALIFITHDLGLISEIADQVAVMYKGKIVESGDSGQIFSAPEHPYTKGLVACRPSLNSRPQKLLTVSDYMSTRETETGEILIQAKTPNTPIEISREDIIHRLSNLEKQQPLLQVRNLKVGFPVKGVFGATKRHHMAVDNVNFEVKLGETLGLVGESGCGKTTLGRTLLRLIEPMSGEILFEGRDITDLKGKELQTLRRQMQIVFQNPFSALDPRMKVGDAVMEPLLIHSIGKTLKERRERAAYLLERVGLSADAMGRYPHQFSGGQRQRVCIARALALNPKFIICDESVSALDVSVQAQVLNLLKELQSEFGLTYIFISHDLSVVKFMSDRILVMNRGKIVEQGTAEDIYLRPQQEYTQKLIASIPTGSAERVKQRQRT from the coding sequence ATGACAGACATAATCCTAGATGTTCGTAATTTACAAGTTGAGTTTTCAGGGGACGGCAAAAGTACCAAAGCTGTAGATGGCATCTCATTTCAACTGCGTCGAGGTGAAACCATCGGGATTGTGGGGGAATCAGGAAGTGGTAAATCAGTCACATCCTTAGCTGTCATGGGTTTGGTGCAAAGTCCAGGAAAAATCAGTGGTGGGGAAATTTTATTTAGTCCTCAACCCAATGCTAAACCGATAGATTTGGTACAATCATCACCTCAAGAAATGCAGTTATATCGAGGTGGAGATATAGCGATGATTTTTCAAGAACCCATGACTTCCCTAAATCCTGTATTTACCATTGGGTTCCAACTTACCGAAGCTATTTTAAGACATCAAAACATCTCCAAAGCCGAAGCAAAGCAAAAAGCGATCGCAGGACTGCAAGAAGTTAAGCTTTTACCTAGTGATGAGGTATTGCGGGAACAGTATTTAGAAACGGCAAAGCAAACAGGTACATCTGTAACACCCCACGATTTAACAGAATTAGTCAACCAGCATAAAAATAATATCCTCGAACGCTATCCCCATCAACTTTCAGGGGGGCAGTTGCAACGGGTAATGATTGCTATGGCAATTTCTTGTAACCCTTTGCTGTTGATTGCCGATGAACCCACTACTGCTTTGGATGTGACAGTGCAAGCAACAATTATTGAGTTGCTGCGAGAATTACAAGTGCGTCGGCAAATGGCGTTAATTTTTATTACCCATGACTTGGGCTTAATTTCCGAGATTGCCGACCAAGTAGCGGTAATGTATAAAGGAAAAATTGTTGAATCTGGCGACTCTGGACAAATTTTCTCTGCTCCTGAGCATCCTTATACTAAAGGTTTAGTAGCTTGCCGTCCATCACTAAATAGTAGACCCCAAAAATTACTCACCGTTTCCGATTATATGAGTACGAGGGAAACAGAAACGGGAGAAATTCTAATTCAAGCCAAAACCCCTAATACACCTATAGAAATTAGTCGGGAAGATATAATTCACCGATTATCAAATTTAGAAAAGCAACAGCCTTTACTCCAAGTGCGGAATTTAAAGGTGGGTTTTCCTGTGAAAGGGGTATTTGGTGCCACCAAGCGGCACCACATGGCGGTGGATAATGTCAACTTTGAAGTGAAATTAGGGGAAACATTAGGATTGGTGGGTGAATCTGGGTGCGGTAAAACCACCTTGGGCAGAACCTTACTCAGGTTAATTGAACCCATGAGTGGGGAGATTCTGTTTGAAGGTAGAGATATTACCGATTTAAAAGGTAAAGAATTACAGACATTGCGACGACAAATGCAAATCGTCTTTCAAAATCCTTTTAGTGCTTTAGATCCCCGCATGAAAGTAGGGGATGCTGTCATGGAACCCTTGTTAATTCACTCCATAGGTAAAACCTTAAAAGAGCGTCGAGAACGGGCTGCATATCTCTTAGAGAGGGTGGGATTGAGTGCAGATGCGATGGGTAGGTATCCCCATCAATTTTCGGGAGGACAGCGACAACGGGTATGTATTGCCCGTGCTTTGGCATTAAATCCCAAATTTATTATTTGTGATGAATCGGTTTCTGCCTTGGATGTGTCAGTTCAAGCCCAAGTTTTGAACCTGTTAAAAGAATTACAGAGCGAATTTGGTTTAACATATATCTTTATTTCCCATGATTTAAGCGTCGTTAAGTTCATGAGCGATCGCATACTCGTTATGAACCGGGGAAAAATCGTCGAACAGGGAACAGCAGAAGATATTTATTTACGTCCCCAGCAAGAATATACCCAAAAACTCATTGCTTCCATTCCCACGGGTAGCGCTGAACGGGTGAAACAGCGGCAGAGGACGTAA
- a CDS encoding c-type heme family protein, with the protein MLKNLRLRQKFTILLLVILVFGLGLSGFALSSLLRHNAKNDIAATGIMLMDTMTSVRKYTSTQVNPELIAQLDTKFLPQSVPGYSAREVFEILRNKKPEYKESFYKEATLNPTNLRDKADPFETTIVEKFRKDKTLKEDSGFRSTSGGDIFYVARPLAVTEASCLECHSTPEAAPKSMLDRYGTANGFNWQLNEIVGAQIISVPASQVINKANQSSLVILGIVSAIFVLVIFLVNVFLNYQVIVPLKKITRVAEEVSTGHMEVEFEQLTNDEIGNLAKAFKRMQYSLEMAMKRLKRTST; encoded by the coding sequence ATGTTAAAAAATCTGCGTTTGAGACAAAAATTTACAATTTTGTTGCTAGTCATTTTAGTATTTGGATTGGGATTGAGCGGATTTGCCTTATCTTCCCTATTAAGGCATAATGCCAAAAATGATATTGCTGCAACTGGAATCATGCTTATGGATACCATGACTTCAGTTCGCAAATATACCAGTACTCAAGTAAATCCAGAACTAATTGCTCAGTTAGATACTAAATTTTTGCCACAAAGTGTTCCTGGTTATTCTGCAAGGGAAGTTTTTGAAATCTTGCGAAATAAAAAACCTGAATATAAGGAATCTTTTTATAAGGAAGCAACCCTTAATCCCACGAATTTACGTGATAAAGCAGATCCCTTTGAAACAACTATTGTAGAAAAATTTAGAAAAGATAAGACATTGAAGGAAGATAGCGGCTTCCGCTCAACTTCTGGAGGTGATATATTTTACGTTGCTCGTCCCCTTGCTGTTACCGAAGCTAGCTGTTTGGAATGTCACAGCACACCGGAGGCAGCACCAAAGAGTATGCTTGACAGATATGGTACGGCGAATGGATTTAATTGGCAGTTAAATGAAATAGTTGGCGCTCAAATCATCTCAGTTCCCGCTAGTCAGGTGATAAATAAGGCAAATCAGTCTTCTTTAGTAATTTTGGGGATTGTTTCGGCGATTTTTGTTTTAGTAATTTTCTTGGTGAATGTCTTTTTAAATTACCAAGTAATTGTCCCCCTCAAAAAAATCACCCGTGTTGCTGAGGAAGTCAGTACAGGACATATGGAAGTTGAATTTGAACAGCTAACTAATGATGAAATTGGCAACCTAGCGAAAGCATTTAAACGGATGCAATATAGCTTAGAAATGGCAATGAAGCGGTTGAAACGCACAAGTACTTGA